In Clarias gariepinus isolate MV-2021 ecotype Netherlands chromosome 9, CGAR_prim_01v2, whole genome shotgun sequence, a single window of DNA contains:
- the suv39h1a gene encoding histone-lysine N-methyltransferase SUV39H1-A isoform X1: MALYLKDCSVSCTYSWGELQALCRRYRLVCKQLAVTEDDFNDYVVDYLCNYRKIKGQEFFLVKWKGYSESENTWEPSKNLKCPKLLQQFRHDMRLALLRSNRPLDSTSLNASAVSFILQRAKQHVKLRRWEEELNRACQHKGRIFVRNDVDLDGPPTNFTYINSNKIGEGVESSKSAIGCECTDCIKAPVKGCCAGASDNCTAYNDKMQVKIRPGMPIYECNSQCQCGIDCRNRVVQRGIQYDLCIFKTANGRGWGVRTLERIPKNSFVMEYLGEVITSEEAERRGQIYDQQGVTYLFDLDYVVDVFTVDAAHYGNISHFVNHSCDPNLQVYNVFIDVLDERLPRIAFFARRAIRAGEELNFDYKMTIDELDAESTKMDANFSMVGLTDTPINPIRMECKCGAKSCRKYLF, translated from the exons ATGGCGCTGTATTTAAAAG ACTGCAGTGTGTCTTGCACATACTCATGGGGTGAGCTGCAGGCTCTTTGTAGGAGATACAGATTAGTGTGCAAGCAGCTGGCTGTGACTGAGGACGACTTCAATGACTATGTGGTGGATTATCTCTGTAATTATAGAAAAATTAAG GGCCAGGAATTTTTCTTGGTAAAATGGAAAGGTTACTCGGAATCAGAAAACACATGGGAACCATCCAAAAATCTCAAATGCCCTAAACTTCTCCAGCAGTTCCGCCATGACATGCGTTTAGCACTGCTTCGGTCCAATAGGCCTCTGGACTCAACTTCGCTGAATGCCTCTGCAGTTTCCTTCATCCTCCAGAGAGCCAAGCAGCATGTCAAGCTGCGGCGCTGGGAAGAAGAACTCAACCGAGCCTGTCAGCACAAAGGACGCATCTTCGTCAGGAATGATGTGGATCTGGACGGCCCTCCTACAAACTTTACGTACATCAACAGTAATAAGATTGGGGAAGGTGTAGAGTCCAGCAAATCAGCAATAGGCTGTGAATGCACAGACTGTATTAAAGCCCCTGTAAAAGGCTGCTGTGCTGGTGCTTCAGATAATTGCACAGCATATAATGACAAAATGCAGGTGAAAATCAGGCCCGGGATGCCCATCTATGAATGTAACTCACAGTGCCAATGTGGGATAGACTGCAGGAACAGAGTGGTGCAAAGGGGTATCCAGTATGACTTGTGTATCTTTAAAACAGCTAATGGGAGAGGCTGGGGTGTGCGTACCCTTGAAAGAATTCCCAAGAACTCGTTTGTCATGGAGTACCTCGGTGAG GTCATCACCTCCGAGGAAGCTGAAAGAAGAGGACAGATTTATGATCAGCAGGGTGTCACCTACTTGTTTGATCTGGATTATGTGGTTGATGTCTTTACGGTGGATGCTGCTCACTATGGAAATATTTCCCACTTTGTTAACCACAGT TGTGACCCGAACTTGCAGGTGTATAACGTTTTCATAGATGTCTTGGACGAACGGCTTCCCAGGATTGCTTTCTTTGCTAGACGAGCAATACGGGCAGGAGAGGAGCTCAATTTCGACTACAAAATGACAA TTGATGAGCTAGATGCAGAAAGCACCAAGATGGACGCTAATTTCAGCATGGTGGGACTTACAGACACTCCTATCAATCCCATCCGCATGGAGTGCAAGTGTGGAGCAAAGAGCTGCAGGAAATACTTGTTTTAG
- the suv39h1a gene encoding histone-lysine N-methyltransferase SUV39H1-A isoform X2: MALYLKDCSVSCTYSWGELQALCRRYRLVCKQLAVTEDDFNDYVVDYLCNYRKIKGQEFFLVKWKGYSESENTWEPSKNLKCPKLLQQFRHDMRLALLRSNRPLDSTSLNASAVSFILQRAKQHVKLRRWEEELNRACQHKGRIFVRNDVDLDGPPTNFTYINSNKIGEGVESSKSAIGCECTDCIKAPVKGCCAGASDNCTAYNDKMQVKIRPGMPIYECNSQCQCGIDCRNRVVQRGIQYDLCIFKTANGRGWGVRTLERIPKNSFVMEYLGEVITSEEAERRGQIYDQQGVTYLFDLDYVVDVFTVDAAHYGNISHFVNHNVLDERLPRIAFFARRAIRAGEELNFDYKMTIDELDAESTKMDANFSMVGLTDTPINPIRMECKCGAKSCRKYLF, encoded by the exons ATGGCGCTGTATTTAAAAG ACTGCAGTGTGTCTTGCACATACTCATGGGGTGAGCTGCAGGCTCTTTGTAGGAGATACAGATTAGTGTGCAAGCAGCTGGCTGTGACTGAGGACGACTTCAATGACTATGTGGTGGATTATCTCTGTAATTATAGAAAAATTAAG GGCCAGGAATTTTTCTTGGTAAAATGGAAAGGTTACTCGGAATCAGAAAACACATGGGAACCATCCAAAAATCTCAAATGCCCTAAACTTCTCCAGCAGTTCCGCCATGACATGCGTTTAGCACTGCTTCGGTCCAATAGGCCTCTGGACTCAACTTCGCTGAATGCCTCTGCAGTTTCCTTCATCCTCCAGAGAGCCAAGCAGCATGTCAAGCTGCGGCGCTGGGAAGAAGAACTCAACCGAGCCTGTCAGCACAAAGGACGCATCTTCGTCAGGAATGATGTGGATCTGGACGGCCCTCCTACAAACTTTACGTACATCAACAGTAATAAGATTGGGGAAGGTGTAGAGTCCAGCAAATCAGCAATAGGCTGTGAATGCACAGACTGTATTAAAGCCCCTGTAAAAGGCTGCTGTGCTGGTGCTTCAGATAATTGCACAGCATATAATGACAAAATGCAGGTGAAAATCAGGCCCGGGATGCCCATCTATGAATGTAACTCACAGTGCCAATGTGGGATAGACTGCAGGAACAGAGTGGTGCAAAGGGGTATCCAGTATGACTTGTGTATCTTTAAAACAGCTAATGGGAGAGGCTGGGGTGTGCGTACCCTTGAAAGAATTCCCAAGAACTCGTTTGTCATGGAGTACCTCGGTGAG GTCATCACCTCCGAGGAAGCTGAAAGAAGAGGACAGATTTATGATCAGCAGGGTGTCACCTACTTGTTTGATCTGGATTATGTGGTTGATGTCTTTACGGTGGATGCTGCTCACTATGGAAATATTTCCCACTTTGTTAACCACA ATGTCTTGGACGAACGGCTTCCCAGGATTGCTTTCTTTGCTAGACGAGCAATACGGGCAGGAGAGGAGCTCAATTTCGACTACAAAATGACAA TTGATGAGCTAGATGCAGAAAGCACCAAGATGGACGCTAATTTCAGCATGGTGGGACTTACAGACACTCCTATCAATCCCATCCGCATGGAGTGCAAGTGTGGAGCAAAGAGCTGCAGGAAATACTTGTTTTAG
- the gpr173 gene encoding probable G-protein coupled receptor 173, producing the protein MANGNDSGDGSHNPLAAVVATTGGTVNGEPSSAVSTYIKLVLLGLIICISLVGNLVVSLLVLKDRTLHKAPYYFLLDLCLADTIRSAVCFPFVLVSIKNGSTWTYSVLSCKVVAFMAVLFCFHAAFMLFCISVTRYMAIAHHRFYSKRMTFWTCVAVVCMVWTLSVAMAFPPVFDVGTYKFIREEDQCIFEHRYFKANDTLGFMLMLAVLILATHVVYMKLLLFEYKHRKMKPVQMVPAISQNWTFHGPGATGQAAANWIAGFGRGPMPPTLLGIRQNLHNQNRRLLGMEEFKAEKQLGRMFYVITLFFLVLWSPYIVACYWRVFVKACTIPHRYLSTTVWMSFAQAGVNPIICFFLNKDLKKGLLAHLPPCCRTKPQLPREPYCVM; encoded by the coding sequence ATGGCCAACGGAAACGATAGTGGTGATGGGTCCCACAACCCACTGGCAGCAGTTGTGGCTACTACAGGTGGCACAGTGAATGGCGAGCCTTCCTCAGCTGTGTCTACCTACATCAAGCTTGTCCTGCTAGGGTTGATCATATGCATCAGCCTTGTGGGCAACCTGGTGGTATCTTTGCTAGTCTTAAAGGACAGAACCCTACACAAGGCCCCATACTATTTCTTGTTGGATCTTTGCTTGGCTGACACAATTCGGTCAGCAGTCTGCTTCCCCTTTGTACTGGTATCCATCAAGAATGGCTCAACCTGGACTTACAGCGTACTCAGCTGCAAGGTGGTGGCTTTTATGGCTGTATTGTTCTGCTTCCATGCAGCCTTTATGCTGTTCTGCATTAGTGTGACCCGGTACATGGCCATTGCCCACCATCGGTTCTACTCTAAGCGCATGACCTTCTGGACATGTGTTGCCGTTGTGTGTATGGTCTGGACACTGTCAGTTGCTATGGCCTTTCCACCTGTATTTGATGTGGGTACCTATAAGTTCATCCGTGAAGAAGATCAGTGCATTTTTGAGCACCGTTACTTTAAGGCCAATGACACACTGGGATTCATGCTTATGCTGGCTGTGCTTATCCTAGCCACTCACGTGGTCTACATGAAGCTCTTGCTCTTCGAGTACAAGCACCGCAAGATGAAGCCCGTCCAGATGGTACCCGCCATCAGCCAAAACTGGACCTTTCATGGGCCTGGAGCCACTGGCCAGGCAGCAGCCAATTGGATTGCAGGTTTCGGCCGAGGCCCAATGCCACCTACCCTGTTGGGTATCAGGCAGAACTTGCACAACCAGAACCGACGGCTTCTAGGCATGGAGGAGTTCAAGGCAGAGAAGCAGCTTGGCAGGATGTTTTACGTAATCACCCTGTTTTTTCTGGTGCTTTGGTCACCATATATTGTGGCCTGTTACTGGCGGGTTTTTGTGAAAGCATGTACCATCCCACACCGGTACCTCTCCACTACGGTGTGGATGAGTTTTGCCCAAGCAGGGGTAAACCCCATTATCTGCTTTTTCCTTAACAAGGACCTCAAAAAGGGTCTGCTGGCCCACTTGCCTCCCTGTTGTAGAACTAAACCTCAACTACCCCGTGAGCCTTACTGTGTCATGTAA